One window from the genome of Pelodictyon luteolum DSM 273 encodes:
- the thiL gene encoding thiamine-phosphate kinase → MTHKTTAEVGEFGLIDRISAIVKPTLAASPGLIAGIGDDCAVWHPAADMTEVASTDLLLEQVHFDLLTTPVKHLGSKAISVNVSDICAMNAIPRHALVSIAVPPSFPVEMIEELYRGMEAAAREYGIAIVGGDTSRSPSGLVLSVTVTGEAEEANITYRKGAEPGDLVCLTGTLGGSAAGLRVLTREKLIMMEHIEHNEAYEGSIMADLKEYSGAIQQHLLPLARLDIVRFLHERRAHPSAMIDVSDGLGQDLGHICSASGTGALLQENRIPVNSTARLIADELQDDALGWAIGGGEDYQLLFTMPHEEYQKIADNRDISVIGEITPKEQGILLKDIYGIEIDLQSLPGFDHFR, encoded by the coding sequence ATGACACACAAAACAACCGCTGAGGTCGGAGAGTTCGGCCTCATCGACAGAATCTCCGCCATCGTCAAGCCCACCCTTGCGGCCTCACCCGGCCTCATCGCCGGCATCGGCGACGACTGCGCCGTCTGGCATCCGGCGGCGGATATGACTGAAGTGGCTTCAACCGACCTGCTTTTGGAGCAGGTCCACTTCGACCTCCTCACCACCCCCGTGAAGCACCTCGGAAGCAAGGCGATCAGCGTCAATGTCTCCGACATCTGCGCCATGAACGCCATACCGCGCCACGCCCTCGTCTCCATAGCCGTGCCGCCGTCATTTCCAGTCGAAATGATCGAGGAGCTCTACCGAGGCATGGAGGCCGCCGCCCGGGAGTACGGGATCGCCATCGTCGGTGGCGACACCTCGCGCTCACCTTCCGGGCTCGTGCTGTCCGTCACGGTAACAGGGGAAGCCGAAGAGGCCAACATAACCTACCGGAAAGGGGCCGAACCGGGAGACCTCGTCTGCCTCACCGGCACACTCGGCGGCTCGGCGGCCGGCCTCAGGGTCCTGACGCGCGAAAAGCTCATCATGATGGAGCATATCGAACACAATGAAGCGTACGAAGGCAGCATCATGGCCGACCTGAAGGAGTACAGCGGCGCCATTCAGCAGCACCTGCTCCCGCTTGCACGGCTCGACATCGTCCGCTTCCTCCACGAACGCCGGGCGCACCCCTCGGCCATGATTGATGTGTCCGACGGACTCGGCCAGGACCTCGGCCACATCTGCAGCGCATCGGGTACCGGCGCGCTCCTGCAGGAGAACCGCATCCCGGTCAACTCCACCGCCCGGCTGATTGCCGACGAGCTGCAGGACGACGCCCTCGGCTGGGCGATAGGCGGAGGAGAAGACTACCAGCTGCTCTTCACCATGCCACATGAGGAATACCAGAAGATCGCCGACAACCGCGACATCTCGGTAATCGGCGAAATCACCCCCAAGGAACAGGGCATACTGCTCAAAGACATCTACGGTATCGAAATAGACCTCCAATCGCTCCCCGGATTCGACCACTTCCGATGA